A portion of the Gloeothece citriformis PCC 7424 genome contains these proteins:
- a CDS encoding VWA domain-containing protein produces MKKEQIKLDIFTERPIVRNDTTSELDVVIEIRSNQSIDELDTKKALNLCLVIDRSGSMSGEKLETAKKSCIDIFKQLGEKDLLTVVVFDDEAEVIVNPQVPKAEVIKKINQINDRGSTNLSLGWYLGLLELQTYMTQYNLPYQ; encoded by the coding sequence ATGAAGAAAGAACAGATAAAGCTTGATATTTTCACAGAAAGACCAATAGTTAGAAATGATACAACATCAGAGCTAGACGTTGTTATAGAAATACGCTCAAACCAATCAATCGATGAACTCGACACAAAAAAAGCGTTGAATTTATGCCTTGTCATAGACCGAAGTGGGAGCATGAGCGGAGAAAAACTCGAAACCGCAAAAAAAAGTTGTATAGATATTTTTAAACAGTTAGGCGAGAAAGATTTATTGACTGTCGTCGTTTTTGATGATGAGGCGGAGGTAATTGTTAACCCTCAAGTTCCCAAAGCTGAAGTTATTAAAAAAATAAATCAAATCAATGATCGTGGTTCAACTAATCTTTCCCTGGGTTGGTACTTAGGCTTGCTAGAATTGCAAACCTACATGACTCAGTATAACCTGCCGTATCAGTAG
- a CDS encoding TIR domain-containing protein, whose translation MDSESKRRHIFISHHHADDAEVDKLVSLLSRSGYDIRNSSIRAKPANQRRLEQGLVKDETIRRLLRMKISWAGTVVVLIGKDTHSRPWVNWEIEQANKQGKRIVGVYIRGGTEADKPPALEKYASAICGWDTNCIMAAIDGTANSFQNPDGSPRQAAHTRTSLTC comes from the coding sequence ATGGATTCAGAAAGTAAGCGAAGGCATATTTTCATCAGTCATCACCACGCCGATGATGCTGAGGTTGACAAGCTAGTATCTCTTTTGTCGCGGAGTGGCTATGATATTCGCAACAGTTCAATCAGGGCAAAACCCGCGAACCAGAGACGATTGGAGCAAGGATTGGTGAAAGATGAAACAATCCGACGCTTGCTTCGCATGAAGATTTCTTGGGCGGGTACAGTTGTTGTGCTGATTGGCAAGGACACTCATTCAAGACCTTGGGTAAATTGGGAAATCGAACAAGCGAATAAGCAGGGAAAGAGAATTGTAGGAGTCTATATTCGAGGGGGAACAGAGGCTGATAAGCCGCCTGCTCTTGAAAAGTATGCCTCAGCAATCTGCGGCTGGGATACTAATTGCATAATGGCTGCAATAGATGGGACTGCGAATTCATTTCAGAACCCAGACGGCTCTCCAAGGCAGGCCGCTCACACCCGAACATCACTGACATGTTGA